A genomic stretch from Pelodiscus sinensis isolate JC-2024 chromosome 23, ASM4963464v1, whole genome shotgun sequence includes:
- the TNFRSF4 gene encoding tumor necrosis factor receptor superfamily member 4 isoform X1, with the protein MVEQGLAKCICTFTAVLLFLLFSAMCCSGLSCGQNEYPLHGKCCKECAPGQEMKTRCTVTSGTECVPCRDGYYNSNHNYYKCKRCTACNAKRGRIEVKKCDKRSDAVCTCMRGYTLADTSSEESASGKNCVPCSHGHFSNGNNEKCQPWKNCTANGKKTLRAGTQTEDAICDDQGEQATTLRTSTLYLFVIDPRRNSSTAALTTFTPQNNLSNPEVINDNQAGTNWGFLSLILICLTLLLVSGMSILLLTIQTAKKETTKRPPVNRQHDGKSFRIPIQEEQIDSNSSLIKN; encoded by the exons ATGGTTGAACAAGGATTAGCCAAATGTATCTGTACTTTTACTGCTGTTTTGTTGTTCTTGCTGTTCTCTGCTATGTGCTGTTCAGGGCTGAGTTGTGGGCAAAATGAATATCCCTTACATGGAAAATGCTGCAAGGAGTGTGCTCCTG GCCAGGAAATGAAAACTCGCTGCACAGTAACCTCAGGTACAGAGTGTGTCCCTTGCCGAGATGGATACTATAACTCAAACCATAACTACTATAAATGCAAACGCTGCACCGCCTGCAATGCAA AGAGGGGAAGAATAGAGGTGAAGAAGTGTGATAAGAGATCAGATGCAGTTTGCACATGCATGAGGGGTTACACCCTGGCTGACACATCATCAGAGGAATCTGCATCAGGAAAAA ATTGCGTCCCTTGTTCTCATGGACATTTTTCCAATGGCAACAATGAGAAATGTCAGCCCTGGAAAAA CTGCACCGCTAATGGGAAAAAGACTCTGAGAGCTGGGACACAAACAGAAGATGCCATTTGTGACGACCAGGGCGAACAGGCTACCACACTCCGAACATCCACCTTGTACCTCTTTGTCATCGATCCCAGACGCAACAGTTCTACGGCAGCACTCACCACCTTCACCCCCCAAAACAACCTTTCCAACCCGGAGGTTATAAATGACAACCAAGCAGGGACTAACTGGG GGTTCTTATCCCTCATTCTGATTTGCTTAACGTTGCTCCTGGTATCTGGAATGTCCATCCTCCTCTTGACTATCCAGACAGCCAAAAAGGAGACGACAAAGAGGCCTCCTGTGAACAGACAACATG ATGGAAAGAGCTTTCGAATTCCTATCCAGGAAGAGCAAATCGACTCCAATTCCAGTCTCATCAAAAACTGA
- the TNFRSF4 gene encoding tumor necrosis factor receptor superfamily member 4 isoform X2 has translation MVEQGLAKCICTFTAVLLFLLFSAMCCSGLSCGQNEYPLHGKCCKECAPERGRIEVKKCDKRSDAVCTCMRGYTLADTSSEESASGKNCVPCSHGHFSNGNNEKCQPWKNCTANGKKTLRAGTQTEDAICDDQGEQATTLRTSTLYLFVIDPRRNSSTAALTTFTPQNNLSNPEVINDNQAGTNWGFLSLILICLTLLLVSGMSILLLTIQTAKKETTKRPPVNRQHDGKSFRIPIQEEQIDSNSSLIKN, from the exons ATGGTTGAACAAGGATTAGCCAAATGTATCTGTACTTTTACTGCTGTTTTGTTGTTCTTGCTGTTCTCTGCTATGTGCTGTTCAGGGCTGAGTTGTGGGCAAAATGAATATCCCTTACATGGAAAATGCTGCAAGGAGTGTGCTCCTG AGAGGGGAAGAATAGAGGTGAAGAAGTGTGATAAGAGATCAGATGCAGTTTGCACATGCATGAGGGGTTACACCCTGGCTGACACATCATCAGAGGAATCTGCATCAGGAAAAA ATTGCGTCCCTTGTTCTCATGGACATTTTTCCAATGGCAACAATGAGAAATGTCAGCCCTGGAAAAA CTGCACCGCTAATGGGAAAAAGACTCTGAGAGCTGGGACACAAACAGAAGATGCCATTTGTGACGACCAGGGCGAACAGGCTACCACACTCCGAACATCCACCTTGTACCTCTTTGTCATCGATCCCAGACGCAACAGTTCTACGGCAGCACTCACCACCTTCACCCCCCAAAACAACCTTTCCAACCCGGAGGTTATAAATGACAACCAAGCAGGGACTAACTGGG GGTTCTTATCCCTCATTCTGATTTGCTTAACGTTGCTCCTGGTATCTGGAATGTCCATCCTCCTCTTGACTATCCAGACAGCCAAAAAGGAGACGACAAAGAGGCCTCCTGTGAACAGACAACATG ATGGAAAGAGCTTTCGAATTCCTATCCAGGAAGAGCAAATCGACTCCAATTCCAGTCTCATCAAAAACTGA